The following coding sequences lie in one Bordetella genomosp. 9 genomic window:
- the cyoA gene encoding ubiquinol oxidase subunit II encodes MSSSKLPRGLLLLPLVALVALLGGCNAVVLSPSGDIAAQQRDLIIISTVLMLIIIVPVIILTLVFAWRYRASNTQAHYDPEWHHSTVVELVVWSAPLLIIIALGALTWVSTHRLDPYRPLDRIAEGHELPTNVKPLTVEVVALDWKWLFIYPEQGIATVNELVAPVNRPIEFKITSSTMMNSFFIPALAGQVYAMPGMETKLHAVINAAGVYDGFSANYSGAGFSDMRFKFYGMNTADFENWVQQTRQGGGELTRPVYLKLEQPSEKEPVRRYASVAPDLYDAILNRCVESNRMCIKDMMAIDAKGGLGTAGTYNVANNGSTRIRLGLADMPARNYVGAVCTPANPTGAAVLDDRVPL; translated from the coding sequence ATGTCATCCTCCAAGCTTCCCCGCGGACTGCTCCTGCTCCCCCTCGTCGCCCTCGTCGCCCTGCTGGGCGGTTGCAATGCGGTGGTCCTGTCTCCCTCTGGCGATATCGCGGCGCAACAACGCGACCTGATCATCATTTCCACGGTGTTGATGCTGATCATCATCGTCCCGGTGATCATCCTGACCCTTGTCTTTGCATGGCGCTACCGCGCTTCCAATACCCAGGCCCACTACGACCCCGAATGGCACCATTCGACCGTCGTCGAGCTGGTGGTGTGGTCCGCCCCGCTGCTGATCATCATCGCGCTCGGCGCGCTGACCTGGGTCAGCACCCACAGGCTGGACCCCTATCGTCCGCTGGACCGCATCGCCGAAGGCCACGAGCTGCCGACGAACGTTAAGCCGCTGACCGTGGAAGTCGTCGCGCTGGACTGGAAATGGCTGTTCATCTACCCGGAACAGGGAATTGCCACGGTAAACGAGCTGGTGGCGCCGGTGAATCGCCCCATCGAGTTCAAGATCACGTCTTCCACGATGATGAACTCGTTCTTCATTCCGGCGCTTGCGGGCCAGGTCTACGCCATGCCCGGCATGGAAACCAAGCTGCATGCGGTCATCAATGCCGCCGGCGTGTATGACGGATTCTCCGCCAACTACAGCGGCGCAGGCTTCTCCGACATGCGCTTCAAGTTCTACGGCATGAATACCGCCGACTTCGAGAACTGGGTGCAGCAGACCCGCCAAGGCGGCGGCGAGCTGACGCGCCCCGTCTACCTGAAGCTGGAGCAACCCAGCGAGAAAGAACCCGTACGCCGCTACGCCAGCGTGGCGCCCGACCTGTACGACGCCATCCTGAACCGCTGCGTCGAGTCCAACCGCATGTGCATCAAGGACATGATGGCGATCGACGCGAAAGGCGGCCTGGGCACCGCCGGTACGTACAACGTGGCGAACAACGGGTCCACGCGTATCCGTCTGGGCCTGGCCGACATGCCTGCCCGCAACTACGTGGGCGCGGTATGCACCCCCGCCAACCCCACCGGGGCCGCCGTCCTGGACGACCGCGTTCCGCTGTAA